Proteins co-encoded in one Columba livia isolate bColLiv1 breed racing homer chromosome 14, bColLiv1.pat.W.v2, whole genome shotgun sequence genomic window:
- the SH3TC2 gene encoding SH3 domain and tetratricopeptide repeat-containing protein 2 isoform X4, with translation MASGKVGASEPSDPATKAAESPPDTPSVLLAVEEGFPPEISLFFSVESRSSRCLNSQLQEAARKKLWALESDDRDVCALFKELSARLVCMQAQEDRFILTFKTLEEVWKFSTYLTLGYVGSCLEQLLFDQEYWLNCALMEDTEVRVTVDEDRLAAIYMGLLLQEGNFFSRAVPSAWQPEQEGEEGLQLCENTLIHVKSIGDESKWEGMSLLTGQRGLVPLSALEPITQPFYQWFLKNYTVSFGISQEISGTTSQPVVKGRCTATEDHRGAAWDELSFSKGDSIEVIGFLIPGLPWFVGKSLSSGTIGFVSTQYINPEACEPLGKGSVFLSEEEKAPLLRIPCNGGEQHVTTLLGDLARTDITSVYRLDGFEPTAMLPKVPSGAVLRGCKDIQLLQSWEEINDVVTTSTSELSSPGSESVPPMLEDFLLEKLDDFDDPKFFIDLNAGHMEDADVFDPILTFLNQESYVPSFQSLYDLSFSFLNSTFYGFSDEDELVLYLETSRNWAKRTHSVWAHVRLCFLLGKLCIKKVKLSQARVYFEEAMSALDRGFGDLPLLAALHVNLASIYLKQNMKHKFSSLLGKTVALLVCLPGHSFSSENELEVMMYVLREAIAVGNVPLEARVCFLIVKLFLQLGKNDEVLPFTEHLQCLSTTLLSPDATSVPLDATPILSYLYDKKYLPNIALASARLFVPSGIKGAPTPIWRAGFILQNASKLLGNQLERSSIPALACFYLKQALHFSCERRAVPIQRTLCAILSRMYLQHGALDGAVCYAATAVTLSRLMGEEEAFASSLSLGWMYLLHRQPGPAADIMWQLLRSLHRTDGVTQGGAVHNLLAIALRGEGQVQKAAEHYLLALHKAKETGNKRNQAIALANLGQLSLSHGANQLSELYLLQSAQLYAELQGSEDLEMELVQVLLWLAQAMVNRQRMEDGKLCYELALVFALKWHNMRSQLHITESLCHFYSKVSPDLQACITYHEHWVSLTQQLQDRELEGNVRQTLSQLYQALGTSEALRLSLECTKQSLRIFIDLEETVKAAEAWLQAGRLYYLLQEDELVEMYFQAAIQTALKSENFSLAMDLYEKAGDTFFSGSRNRDRAVEFYRGGAVPLARKLKATKTELRLFNKLAELQIGLQGYEKALEFATLAARLSIRVGDQLQELVAFHRLATVYYFLHMYEMAEDCYLKTLALRPNMLQCSGEALYYCKVYCHLGNLTLHKLKDEQDAAAYFLLALAAATELGDQDLQGIIRTKLGDIPGALRGTESTPGCATYRPRWLSEGGHIV, from the exons ATGGCATCAG GTAAGGTTGGTGCATCAGAGCCAAGTGACCCCGCTACCAAGGCAGCAGAAAGTCCACCGGACACCCCCTCGGTGCTGCTGGCCGTCGAGGAGGGGTTTCCACCAG AGATTTCACTCTTCTTCTCCGTTGAAAGCCGCTCCTCCCGGTGCCTCAATTCCCAGCTCCAGGAAGCAGCCAGAAAGAAGCTGTGGGCCCTGGAGAGTGATGACAGAGATGTTTGTGCCCTGTTCAAG GAGCTGTCAGCCAGGCTGGTCTGTATGCAAGCACAGGAGGATCGGTTCATCCTCACCTTCAAAACCCTAGAAGAAGTCTGGAAGTTTTCCACGTATTTGACTTTAG GGTATGTGGGCAGCTGTTTGGAGCAGCTTCTCTTTGACCAGGAGTACTGGCTAAACTGTGCTCTGATGGAGGACACAGAGGTCAGAGTTACTGTGGATGAAGATCGTCTGGCTGCCATATATATGGGTCTGCTCCTCCAGGAAG GTAACTTTTTTTCCAGAGCAGTGCCCAGTGcctggcagccagagcaggagggagaggaaggtcTGCAGCTCTGCGAGAACACGCTGATCCATGTGAAGAGCATTGGAGATGAGTCCAAGTGGGAAGGAATGTCCTTACTGACAGGTCAACGAGGTCTGGTGCCTCTGTCAGCTCTGGAGCCAATAACTCAGCCATTTTACCA GTGGTTCCTGAAGAATTATACTGTGAGTTTTGGCATCTCCCAGGAGATCAGTGGGACAACCTCTCAGCCAGTTG TCAAAGGCAGATGCACAGCCACAGAGGACCACCGAGGAGCAGCATGGGATGAACTGAGTTTCTCCAAAGGGGACAGCATAGAAGTCATCGGCTTCCTCATTCCAGGACTCCCGTGGTTTGTGGGCAAATCCCTCAGCAGTGGGACCATCGGCTTTGTCTCTACCCAATACATAAATCCCGAGGCTTGTGAACCTCT GGGAAAGGGCTCAGTGTTTCTGAGCGAAGAAGAAAAGGCCCCACTCCTGCGCATCCCCTGCAATGGTGGCGAGCAGCACGTCACTACCCTCCTCGGTGACCTGGCACGCACTGACATCACCTCTGTGTACCGCCTGG ATGGTTTCGAACCCACAGCCATGCTCCCAAAGGTGCCATCAG GGGCTGTTCTCCGTGGCTGTAAAGATATCCAGCTGCTCCAGTCTTGGGAGGAAATAAATGATGTGGTTACGACCAGCACCTCCGAGCTGTCTAGCCCAGGGAGTGAATCCGTCCCTCCTATGTTGGAAGAttttctcctggagaagctggatgATTTTGATGATCCCAAGTTCTTTATTGACCTGAATGCTGGACACATGGAAGATGCTGATGTCTTTGACCCCATATTGACCTTCCTTAACCAAGAGAGTTATGTGCCCAGTTTTCAAAGCCTCTATGAtctcagtttttcctttctcaatTCCACTTTTTATGGTTTCTCTGACGAGGATGAACTGGTCTTGTACCTTGAGACATCCAGGAACTGGGCCAAGAGGACTCATTCAGTTTGGGCTCATGTCAGGCTCTGTTTCCTCTTGGGTAAGCTCTGCATCAAAAAGGTAAAGTTATCCCAGGCCCGAGTCTACTTTGAGGAAGCCATGAGCGCCCTGGACAGGGGTTTTGGGGACCTGCCCCTACTGGCTGCGCTACACGTGAACCTGGCCTCCATCTACTTGAAACAGAACATGAAACACAAATTCTCCTCCCTGCTGGGAAAAACAGTGGCCTTGCTTGTCTGCTTGCCCGGCCACTCCTTCAGCTCTGAGAACGAGCTGGAAGTCATGATGTACGTCCTGAGGGAAGCCATTGCTGTGGGTAATGTGCCCTTGGAGGCACGGGTCTGCTTCCTTATTGTCAAGCTCTTCCTACAACTGGGCAAAAATGATGAAGTGCTGCCCTTTACCGAGCATCTTCAATGTCTCAGCACCACTTTACTCAGCCCGGACGCTACTTCTGTGCCGCTGGATGCCACCCCCATCTTGAGCTACCTGTATGACAAGAAGTACTTGCCAAATATCGCACTGGCCTCTGCCAGGTTGTTTGTTCCCAGTGGCATCAAGGGGGCACCAACACCCATTTGGAGAGCTGGCTTCATTCTCCAAAATGCTTCCAAGCTCTTGGGAAACCAACTGGAGAGGAGCAGCATCCCAGCACTGGCTTGTTTCTACCTCAAGCAAGCACTGCATTTCTCCTGTGAGAGGAGAGCTGTGCCCATCCAGAGGACACTGTGTGCCATCTTGTCCAGGATGTACCTCCAGCATGGAGCGTTGGACGGGGCAGTTTGTTACGCAGCCACGGCAGTAACCCTCAGCAGACTCATGGGCGAGGAGGAGGCTTTTGCGTCTTCCCTGTCTTTGGGGTGGATGTATCTCCTGCACAGGCAGCCAGGCCCAGCTGCAGACATCATGTGGCAGCTCTTGCGCTCTCTGCACAGGACAGACGGCGTGACCCAGGGTGGAGCCGTGCACAACCTCCTGGCCATTGCCCTCAGAGGAGAAGGGCAGGTGCAAAAGGCTGCAGAGCACTACCTCCTGGCCCTGCACAAAGCCAAGGAGACCGGGAACAAGAGGAACCAGGCTATTGCCCTGGCTAACCTGGGGCAGCTGAGCCTCTCACATGGGGCAAACCAGCTGTCTGAGCTCTACCTGCTCCAGTCGGCTCAGCTCTACGCTGAGCTCCAGGGAAGCGAAGACCTGGAGATGGAGTTggtgcaggtgctgctgtggcTAGCACAGGCCATGGTGAACAGGCAGAGGATGGAAGATGGCAAACTCTGTTATGAACTGGCATTGGTTTTTGCCCTGAAGTGGCATAACATGAGGA GTCAGCTTCACATCACTGAGTCTCTCTGCCATTTCTACAGCAAAGTGTCCCCCGATCTCCAGGCCTGCATCACCTACCACGAGCACTGGGTATCTTTGACACAacagctgcaggacagggagCTGGAGGGCAATGTTCGGCAGACCCTCAGCCAGCTCTACCAGGCTTTGGGCACATCTGA GGCATTGAGACTGTCCCTGGAGTGCACCAAACAGAGTCTAAGGATCTTCATTGACCTGGAGGAGACTGTGAAAGCAGCGGAGGCctggctgcaggcaggcaggctcTACTACCTCCTGCAGGAAGATGAGCTGGTGGAAATGTACTTTCAG GCAGCCATTCAGACTGCTCTGAAATCCGAGAACTTCTCCTTGGCCATGGATCTTTATGAAAAAGCAGGTGATACCTTTTTTAGTGGCAGCCGAAACAGGGATCGAGCGGTGGAGTTTTATAGG GGAGGTGCTGTGCCCTTGGCCAGGAAACTAAAGGCCACTAAAACAGAGCTACGGCTGTTCAAtaagctggcagagctgcagatcGGGCTGCAGGGCTATGAGAAGGCACTGGAGTTTGCCACGCTGGCAGCCAGGCTGAGCATCAGGGTCG GAGATCAATTGCAAGAGCTGGTTGCATTCCACCGCCTGGCCACAGTCTACTATTTTCTGCACATGTACGAGATGGCAGAAGATTGCTACCTGAAGACACTTGCCTTGCGTCCCAACATGCTGCAGTGCTCTGGAGAGGCCCTGTACTATTGCAAGGTCTATTGCCACCTTGGCAACCTGACCCTGCATAAACTGAAG GATGAACAGGATGCAGCAGCCTACTTCCTCCTGGCCCTCGCTGCAGCAACCGAGCTGGGAGACCAGGACCTGCAAGGCATCATTCGCACCAAGCTGGGTGACATCCCCGGTGCCCTGCGGGGGACCGAGAGCACACCGGGCTGTGCCACGTACCGGCCCAGATGGTTGAGCGAAGGCGGCCACATCGTCTGA
- the SH3TC2 gene encoding SH3 domain and tetratricopeptide repeat-containing protein 2 isoform X1: MPIAPASPAAGAGQKAHCALTLGPSRGAGRAASSRLPRSTCQLRAGGVAGHMGCCLGTPWRQDLSLGCTGEECDSCCPRSPVLLPRWDLHHAAAECQGRWCREKTMASGKVGASEPSDPATKAAESPPDTPSVLLAVEEGFPPEISLFFSVESRSSRCLNSQLQEAARKKLWALESDDRDVCALFKELSARLVCMQAQEDRFILTFKTLEEVWKFSTYLTLGYVGSCLEQLLFDQEYWLNCALMEDTEVRVTVDEDRLAAIYMGLLLQEGNFFSRAVPSAWQPEQEGEEGLQLCENTLIHVKSIGDESKWEGMSLLTGQRGLVPLSALEPITQPFYQWFLKNYTVSFGISQEISGTTSQPVVKGRCTATEDHRGAAWDELSFSKGDSIEVIGFLIPGLPWFVGKSLSSGTIGFVSTQYINPEACEPLGKGSVFLSEEEKAPLLRIPCNGGEQHVTTLLGDLARTDITSVYRLDGFEPTAMLPKVPSGAVLRGCKDIQLLQSWEEINDVVTTSTSELSSPGSESVPPMLEDFLLEKLDDFDDPKFFIDLNAGHMEDADVFDPILTFLNQESYVPSFQSLYDLSFSFLNSTFYGFSDEDELVLYLETSRNWAKRTHSVWAHVRLCFLLGKLCIKKVKLSQARVYFEEAMSALDRGFGDLPLLAALHVNLASIYLKQNMKHKFSSLLGKTVALLVCLPGHSFSSENELEVMMYVLREAIAVGNVPLEARVCFLIVKLFLQLGKNDEVLPFTEHLQCLSTTLLSPDATSVPLDATPILSYLYDKKYLPNIALASARLFVPSGIKGAPTPIWRAGFILQNASKLLGNQLERSSIPALACFYLKQALHFSCERRAVPIQRTLCAILSRMYLQHGALDGAVCYAATAVTLSRLMGEEEAFASSLSLGWMYLLHRQPGPAADIMWQLLRSLHRTDGVTQGGAVHNLLAIALRGEGQVQKAAEHYLLALHKAKETGNKRNQAIALANLGQLSLSHGANQLSELYLLQSAQLYAELQGSEDLEMELVQVLLWLAQAMVNRQRMEDGKLCYELALVFALKWHNMRSQLHITESLCHFYSKVSPDLQACITYHEHWVSLTQQLQDRELEGNVRQTLSQLYQALGTSEALRLSLECTKQSLRIFIDLEETVKAAEAWLQAGRLYYLLQEDELVEMYFQAAIQTALKSENFSLAMDLYEKAGDTFFSGSRNRDRAVEFYRGGAVPLARKLKATKTELRLFNKLAELQIGLQGYEKALEFATLAARLSIRVGDQLQELVAFHRLATVYYFLHMYEMAEDCYLKTLALRPNMLQCSGEALYYCKVYCHLGNLTLHKLKDEQDAAAYFLLALAAATELGDQDLQGIIRTKLGDIPGALRGTESTPGCATYRPRWLSEGGHIV, encoded by the exons ATGCCCATCGCCCCCGCCTCGCCGGCAGCCGGTGCCGGTCAAAAGGCGCATTGTGCATTGACGCTGGGGCCGAGCCGCGGTGCCGGCCGGGCAGCGAGCAGCCGCTTGCCCCGCAGCACCTGCCAGCTCAGGGCTGGCGGTGTCGCTGGACACATGGGCTGCTGCCTGGGGACCCCCTGGCGCCAGGACCTGTCCCTGGGGTGCACAG GCGAAGAGTGTGACTCCTGCTGCCCCCGCTCGCCTGTGCTCCTGCCGCGCTGGGACCTGCATCACGCCGCTGCCGAGTGCCAGGGAAGATGGTGTCGGGAGAAGACCATGGCATCAG GTAAGGTTGGTGCATCAGAGCCAAGTGACCCCGCTACCAAGGCAGCAGAAAGTCCACCGGACACCCCCTCGGTGCTGCTGGCCGTCGAGGAGGGGTTTCCACCAG AGATTTCACTCTTCTTCTCCGTTGAAAGCCGCTCCTCCCGGTGCCTCAATTCCCAGCTCCAGGAAGCAGCCAGAAAGAAGCTGTGGGCCCTGGAGAGTGATGACAGAGATGTTTGTGCCCTGTTCAAG GAGCTGTCAGCCAGGCTGGTCTGTATGCAAGCACAGGAGGATCGGTTCATCCTCACCTTCAAAACCCTAGAAGAAGTCTGGAAGTTTTCCACGTATTTGACTTTAG GGTATGTGGGCAGCTGTTTGGAGCAGCTTCTCTTTGACCAGGAGTACTGGCTAAACTGTGCTCTGATGGAGGACACAGAGGTCAGAGTTACTGTGGATGAAGATCGTCTGGCTGCCATATATATGGGTCTGCTCCTCCAGGAAG GTAACTTTTTTTCCAGAGCAGTGCCCAGTGcctggcagccagagcaggagggagaggaaggtcTGCAGCTCTGCGAGAACACGCTGATCCATGTGAAGAGCATTGGAGATGAGTCCAAGTGGGAAGGAATGTCCTTACTGACAGGTCAACGAGGTCTGGTGCCTCTGTCAGCTCTGGAGCCAATAACTCAGCCATTTTACCA GTGGTTCCTGAAGAATTATACTGTGAGTTTTGGCATCTCCCAGGAGATCAGTGGGACAACCTCTCAGCCAGTTG TCAAAGGCAGATGCACAGCCACAGAGGACCACCGAGGAGCAGCATGGGATGAACTGAGTTTCTCCAAAGGGGACAGCATAGAAGTCATCGGCTTCCTCATTCCAGGACTCCCGTGGTTTGTGGGCAAATCCCTCAGCAGTGGGACCATCGGCTTTGTCTCTACCCAATACATAAATCCCGAGGCTTGTGAACCTCT GGGAAAGGGCTCAGTGTTTCTGAGCGAAGAAGAAAAGGCCCCACTCCTGCGCATCCCCTGCAATGGTGGCGAGCAGCACGTCACTACCCTCCTCGGTGACCTGGCACGCACTGACATCACCTCTGTGTACCGCCTGG ATGGTTTCGAACCCACAGCCATGCTCCCAAAGGTGCCATCAG GGGCTGTTCTCCGTGGCTGTAAAGATATCCAGCTGCTCCAGTCTTGGGAGGAAATAAATGATGTGGTTACGACCAGCACCTCCGAGCTGTCTAGCCCAGGGAGTGAATCCGTCCCTCCTATGTTGGAAGAttttctcctggagaagctggatgATTTTGATGATCCCAAGTTCTTTATTGACCTGAATGCTGGACACATGGAAGATGCTGATGTCTTTGACCCCATATTGACCTTCCTTAACCAAGAGAGTTATGTGCCCAGTTTTCAAAGCCTCTATGAtctcagtttttcctttctcaatTCCACTTTTTATGGTTTCTCTGACGAGGATGAACTGGTCTTGTACCTTGAGACATCCAGGAACTGGGCCAAGAGGACTCATTCAGTTTGGGCTCATGTCAGGCTCTGTTTCCTCTTGGGTAAGCTCTGCATCAAAAAGGTAAAGTTATCCCAGGCCCGAGTCTACTTTGAGGAAGCCATGAGCGCCCTGGACAGGGGTTTTGGGGACCTGCCCCTACTGGCTGCGCTACACGTGAACCTGGCCTCCATCTACTTGAAACAGAACATGAAACACAAATTCTCCTCCCTGCTGGGAAAAACAGTGGCCTTGCTTGTCTGCTTGCCCGGCCACTCCTTCAGCTCTGAGAACGAGCTGGAAGTCATGATGTACGTCCTGAGGGAAGCCATTGCTGTGGGTAATGTGCCCTTGGAGGCACGGGTCTGCTTCCTTATTGTCAAGCTCTTCCTACAACTGGGCAAAAATGATGAAGTGCTGCCCTTTACCGAGCATCTTCAATGTCTCAGCACCACTTTACTCAGCCCGGACGCTACTTCTGTGCCGCTGGATGCCACCCCCATCTTGAGCTACCTGTATGACAAGAAGTACTTGCCAAATATCGCACTGGCCTCTGCCAGGTTGTTTGTTCCCAGTGGCATCAAGGGGGCACCAACACCCATTTGGAGAGCTGGCTTCATTCTCCAAAATGCTTCCAAGCTCTTGGGAAACCAACTGGAGAGGAGCAGCATCCCAGCACTGGCTTGTTTCTACCTCAAGCAAGCACTGCATTTCTCCTGTGAGAGGAGAGCTGTGCCCATCCAGAGGACACTGTGTGCCATCTTGTCCAGGATGTACCTCCAGCATGGAGCGTTGGACGGGGCAGTTTGTTACGCAGCCACGGCAGTAACCCTCAGCAGACTCATGGGCGAGGAGGAGGCTTTTGCGTCTTCCCTGTCTTTGGGGTGGATGTATCTCCTGCACAGGCAGCCAGGCCCAGCTGCAGACATCATGTGGCAGCTCTTGCGCTCTCTGCACAGGACAGACGGCGTGACCCAGGGTGGAGCCGTGCACAACCTCCTGGCCATTGCCCTCAGAGGAGAAGGGCAGGTGCAAAAGGCTGCAGAGCACTACCTCCTGGCCCTGCACAAAGCCAAGGAGACCGGGAACAAGAGGAACCAGGCTATTGCCCTGGCTAACCTGGGGCAGCTGAGCCTCTCACATGGGGCAAACCAGCTGTCTGAGCTCTACCTGCTCCAGTCGGCTCAGCTCTACGCTGAGCTCCAGGGAAGCGAAGACCTGGAGATGGAGTTggtgcaggtgctgctgtggcTAGCACAGGCCATGGTGAACAGGCAGAGGATGGAAGATGGCAAACTCTGTTATGAACTGGCATTGGTTTTTGCCCTGAAGTGGCATAACATGAGGA GTCAGCTTCACATCACTGAGTCTCTCTGCCATTTCTACAGCAAAGTGTCCCCCGATCTCCAGGCCTGCATCACCTACCACGAGCACTGGGTATCTTTGACACAacagctgcaggacagggagCTGGAGGGCAATGTTCGGCAGACCCTCAGCCAGCTCTACCAGGCTTTGGGCACATCTGA GGCATTGAGACTGTCCCTGGAGTGCACCAAACAGAGTCTAAGGATCTTCATTGACCTGGAGGAGACTGTGAAAGCAGCGGAGGCctggctgcaggcaggcaggctcTACTACCTCCTGCAGGAAGATGAGCTGGTGGAAATGTACTTTCAG GCAGCCATTCAGACTGCTCTGAAATCCGAGAACTTCTCCTTGGCCATGGATCTTTATGAAAAAGCAGGTGATACCTTTTTTAGTGGCAGCCGAAACAGGGATCGAGCGGTGGAGTTTTATAGG GGAGGTGCTGTGCCCTTGGCCAGGAAACTAAAGGCCACTAAAACAGAGCTACGGCTGTTCAAtaagctggcagagctgcagatcGGGCTGCAGGGCTATGAGAAGGCACTGGAGTTTGCCACGCTGGCAGCCAGGCTGAGCATCAGGGTCG GAGATCAATTGCAAGAGCTGGTTGCATTCCACCGCCTGGCCACAGTCTACTATTTTCTGCACATGTACGAGATGGCAGAAGATTGCTACCTGAAGACACTTGCCTTGCGTCCCAACATGCTGCAGTGCTCTGGAGAGGCCCTGTACTATTGCAAGGTCTATTGCCACCTTGGCAACCTGACCCTGCATAAACTGAAG GATGAACAGGATGCAGCAGCCTACTTCCTCCTGGCCCTCGCTGCAGCAACCGAGCTGGGAGACCAGGACCTGCAAGGCATCATTCGCACCAAGCTGGGTGACATCCCCGGTGCCCTGCGGGGGACCGAGAGCACACCGGGCTGTGCCACGTACCGGCCCAGATGGTTGAGCGAAGGCGGCCACATCGTCTGA